A stretch of the Duncaniella dubosii genome encodes the following:
- a CDS encoding RagB/SusD family nutrient uptake outer membrane protein — MKITKYIIGALLLPVTLVSCDGLFRDAPNDKLSEEVIWENERLLDEYVLPWYRNMDNGFRTYVTTLMKGLGYEYEPWYGDQLTVGRRDWYQGDYGNILKSSQQDITTRGRTEWFKYYTQISSINTLLENESRLPENIRQRVLGEAHFFRAYYYYTLLRMYGGVLLIKEPYNPLKNPVKFPRASYEEMVRFIADEAELAASLLDVTNTADNVGRPTRGTALMLKGKTFFWAAGEHFQNCEKDYLGFLNDRSAEMLDSAAYNYERVMKSGVYKLVEIAGTTRDEVVAGYRNIFLTKNSEESIWEVQHADDGNFSNANGHKLDREASAPSFGATTAAYNPTQNHVDEYRMANGLPITDPASGYDKNNPYEGRDYRFYANVLYDGAEWRGHTMDLHYTTVDGNEVAGEDLTPYGTSTTASVSRTGYYMAKFLNERQTIDTNDTYASSQNCIIWRYAELLLDMAEIDFKKGRTVAALDKVNQIRRRVKMPELQSVTWDDIFNERRVEMAFEKTTYWDLLRYNIAEERMTGTTNPLFGVKIVVKANGTRTITNPVVNGRNTVVRYFRARQYYWPLDWDDVRYHEIEQNPEWVEM, encoded by the coding sequence ATGAAAATAACGAAATATATAATAGGTGCTCTCTTATTGCCTGTCACACTTGTCTCATGTGATGGCCTTTTCCGTGACGCTCCTAACGACAAGCTGTCAGAGGAAGTCATCTGGGAAAACGAACGGCTTCTTGACGAATATGTCCTTCCGTGGTACAGAAACATGGACAACGGTTTCCGCACTTATGTCACGACGCTTATGAAAGGTCTTGGCTACGAATACGAGCCGTGGTATGGCGATCAGCTTACAGTCGGACGCCGTGACTGGTATCAGGGCGACTACGGAAACATCCTTAAAAGCTCTCAGCAGGACATCACGACCCGTGGCCGTACGGAGTGGTTCAAATATTACACCCAGATTTCTTCTATAAATACTTTGCTTGAGAATGAAAGTCGTCTGCCTGAAAACATAAGGCAGAGGGTGCTTGGCGAGGCTCATTTCTTCCGTGCATACTACTATTACACACTGTTGCGTATGTATGGCGGAGTGCTTCTGATAAAAGAGCCCTACAATCCGCTTAAAAATCCGGTCAAATTCCCGCGAGCGTCCTATGAGGAGATGGTTCGTTTTATCGCTGATGAAGCCGAACTCGCCGCATCGCTTCTCGATGTCACCAACACGGCTGACAATGTGGGGCGTCCGACACGGGGAACAGCCCTTATGCTCAAAGGCAAGACTTTTTTTTGGGCCGCAGGTGAGCACTTTCAGAACTGTGAGAAGGATTACTTGGGATTTCTTAATGACCGCTCGGCCGAAATGCTTGACTCGGCAGCCTATAATTATGAGCGAGTGATGAAGTCAGGAGTCTACAAGCTTGTGGAGATTGCCGGTACGACCAGAGATGAGGTTGTCGCAGGCTACCGCAACATATTCCTTACAAAGAATTCGGAAGAGTCAATCTGGGAAGTGCAGCATGCCGACGACGGTAATTTCTCAAATGCTAACGGACATAAGCTTGACCGTGAGGCTTCCGCTCCGTCATTCGGTGCCACAACAGCTGCCTATAACCCCACGCAGAACCATGTGGACGAATATCGTATGGCCAACGGGCTTCCAATCACTGATCCCGCTTCAGGTTATGACAAGAATAATCCATACGAAGGACGTGATTACCGTTTCTATGCGAATGTGCTCTATGACGGTGCGGAATGGCGTGGCCACACAATGGATCTCCATTACACGACTGTCGACGGCAATGAAGTGGCGGGAGAGGATCTGACCCCTTACGGCACATCAACCACAGCTTCGGTGTCGCGCACGGGCTACTACATGGCCAAATTCCTTAACGAACGTCAGACAATTGATACGAACGACACTTATGCCAGCTCTCAGAACTGCATCATCTGGCGCTATGCCGAACTTCTTCTCGACATGGCTGAGATTGATTTCAAGAAAGGCAGGACTGTCGCTGCTCTCGACAAGGTAAATCAGATTCGCCGACGCGTGAAGATGCCTGAACTGCAGTCGGTGACATGGGATGACATTTTTAATGAGCGCCGTGTCGAGATGGCTTTTGAAAAGACTACCTATTGGGATCTGCTACGCTACAATATCGCAGAGGAAAGAATGACCGGCACGACAAATCCTCTTTTCGGTGTCAAGATTGTGGTCAAGGCCAACGGCACGCGCACGATAACCAATCCTGTGGTCAACGGACGCAACACCGTGGTGAGATATTTCCGTGCACGCCAGTATTACTGGCCTCTTGACTGGGACGATGTGCGTTATCACGAGATTGAGCAGAACCCTGAATGGGTCGAGATGTAA
- a CDS encoding T9SS type A sorting domain-containing protein, whose translation MKKFLLSMALCAACVTAASAQETFNYFDAADVDANGWLWFDSQAKIDKYVGWGSKYKIQLQTTTFEDSEGQYAEPTCDPEAIGWNEAGELGGEGAKVGAIILPGGSSTNGSDSPNGGGLLLQLPDCAEFDIFLSTETAPICVGLLGAKGNVEAIDCATIATYMKLAFINRPLSTKTQYQWDNIQDVSNQNTNLSLASATGEKVTALLRNNIKRNLYVQGIKVLTYTNESEGSAGISDVIADGGLNLTFDGETVNASADAAIEVYALSGARVAMGNGSSLALGHLATGAYVVKATADCGVATIKIIR comes from the coding sequence ATGAAGAAATTTTTACTCTCGATGGCGCTTTGCGCCGCATGCGTTACTGCAGCTTCGGCTCAGGAAACTTTCAACTATTTCGATGCGGCTGATGTCGATGCCAACGGCTGGCTCTGGTTTGACTCGCAGGCAAAGATCGACAAGTATGTGGGTTGGGGTAGCAAGTACAAAATACAGCTTCAGACCACTACATTTGAAGATAGCGAGGGGCAGTATGCCGAACCGACATGCGATCCCGAGGCAATAGGCTGGAATGAGGCCGGAGAACTTGGCGGCGAAGGCGCTAAGGTCGGTGCGATAATACTGCCCGGCGGATCATCGACCAATGGTTCTGATTCACCCAATGGAGGTGGTCTTCTCCTTCAGCTCCCAGACTGTGCCGAGTTTGATATTTTCCTGTCGACTGAAACCGCGCCCATCTGCGTCGGACTCCTCGGCGCCAAGGGTAATGTAGAGGCTATTGACTGTGCGACAATCGCTACATATATGAAGCTTGCATTCATCAACAGACCGCTTTCAACCAAAACCCAGTATCAGTGGGATAATATTCAGGATGTAAGCAACCAGAATACAAATCTTTCTCTTGCAAGCGCCACCGGAGAGAAGGTGACCGCCCTTTTGCGCAACAACATCAAGCGCAATCTCTATGTTCAAGGTATAAAGGTTCTCACTTATACAAATGAAAGTGAAGGCTCTGCGGGTATTTCTGACGTGATTGCTGACGGTGGTCTCAACCTGACATTCGACGGAGAGACTGTAAACGCATCTGCCGATGCCGCAATCGAAGTTTATGCGCTTTCAGGAGCGCGTGTCGCTATGGGCAACGGTTCTTCACTTGCCCTCGGCCATCTCGCCACAGGCGCATATGTTGTCAAGGCTACAGCCGACTGCGGAGTGGCTACCATCAAGATTATCCGCTAA
- a CDS encoding M6 family metalloprotease domain-containing protein: MRQLLLSLSLLVGLPTFAVRKMANVVCFVKFADQEDAEWQHPQDYYEAMFNDSGDNANSVRNYFTDMSYGAMEWNSVLVPLVYVDSHPRSYYCKQTSINPDGYDNYAVASLREQTMLDALCKYVESSIPEDAEIDCNGDGKIDNFTVIINGNSEISSNYNLWPSNQKCLWTTPVIHGKKVDCYLKVFDKANGYKALEPQELNTGVLCHEMMHTLNAFDLYSNGKLEPVGVWDLMSDNQKVPQGLSAYIRQTYGRFYGNWIPSVREISESGRYLLRPLDSDSPEDVAFKIVPDLSKDEYFMVEYRDKSSRWDKSLPYAGMLVYRIDPTREGNLNASKFEMYVFRPGGSVDQAGVIAKAPLGEATKRTSFGAEGDADYPFYTDGTRAPFSITDVVTVDGGIEFTLNLDRSGISDIAADRILPAYDRMSSVLSAPDARRIDVFNTAGICVVSVSEMSVSLESLPTGLYFARAAYSEGRTATIKLLK; encoded by the coding sequence ATGAGACAGTTACTTCTCTCGCTGTCGCTGCTCGTTGGACTACCCACGTTTGCCGTCCGCAAGATGGCGAACGTGGTTTGTTTTGTAAAGTTCGCTGATCAGGAAGACGCCGAGTGGCAGCATCCGCAGGATTATTATGAGGCGATGTTCAACGATAGCGGTGACAATGCCAATTCGGTACGTAATTATTTTACAGACATGAGCTATGGGGCGATGGAATGGAATTCCGTGCTTGTCCCGCTTGTCTATGTCGACAGTCATCCGCGCAGCTACTATTGCAAGCAGACATCGATTAATCCTGACGGCTATGACAACTATGCCGTCGCGTCGCTTCGGGAGCAGACGATGCTTGATGCTTTGTGCAAGTATGTCGAGTCGTCCATCCCTGAAGATGCGGAAATTGACTGCAACGGTGACGGCAAGATTGATAATTTTACTGTTATCATCAACGGCAATTCCGAAATTTCATCGAATTATAACCTGTGGCCATCAAATCAGAAGTGCCTTTGGACCACTCCTGTCATCCACGGCAAGAAAGTGGATTGTTATCTGAAAGTATTCGACAAGGCCAACGGATATAAGGCACTTGAGCCTCAGGAACTCAATACAGGTGTGTTATGTCACGAGATGATGCACACTCTGAATGCTTTTGACCTATACAGCAACGGCAAGCTTGAGCCTGTCGGTGTCTGGGATCTGATGAGCGACAATCAGAAAGTCCCGCAGGGGCTCAGCGCGTACATTCGTCAGACATACGGCCGCTTTTACGGTAACTGGATTCCGAGTGTCAGGGAAATCAGCGAGTCGGGGCGCTATTTGCTCAGACCGCTCGATTCGGATAGCCCGGAGGATGTCGCGTTTAAGATTGTCCCGGATCTATCGAAGGATGAGTATTTCATGGTTGAATACCGCGACAAGTCGTCGCGCTGGGACAAATCGCTGCCTTATGCCGGAATGCTTGTCTATAGGATTGACCCCACGAGGGAAGGCAATCTAAATGCAAGCAAGTTTGAGATGTATGTGTTCCGTCCCGGCGGATCGGTTGATCAGGCCGGTGTAATCGCCAAAGCTCCGTTAGGCGAGGCGACCAAACGCACGTCGTTTGGTGCGGAAGGAGATGCGGACTATCCTTTTTATACTGATGGCACGCGTGCGCCGTTTTCAATCACAGATGTAGTGACCGTTGACGGTGGGATTGAATTCACGCTTAATCTTGACAGAAGCGGTATTTCTGACATAGCCGCCGACAGGATTCTCCCTGCCTACGACCGCATGTCGTCCGTCCTTTCAGCGCCTGATGCACGGCGCATCGACGTTTTTAATACGGCTGGAATCTGCGTTGTCAGTGTCAGTGAAATGTCCGTGAGTCTTGAGAGTCTGCCGACAGGATTGTATTTTGCCCGGGCAGCATATTCAGAAGGCAGGACTGCAACCATAAAGCTTTTGAAATAG
- a CDS encoding TIM-barrel domain-containing protein: MKFIWSARVMGALAFMVSAHFAVTEASAGNTRGSIDITTPSGRSVVVDAVSDNIIKVTNLAPGETIPASTASLITGRAEGTDITTAPGIALLTTRGGIVVRVDSISGAVDISAGRNKAVSDNGLRTSAGGRQSLSLSTMGGGSFYGAGERGHSFNLAGDTLVMYNRQNYGYTAGDPRIRQMNITMPLFISSNGYSVVFDDFAAAEMVMSNPIVYTSESRSPISYYFINGAGTLADATRQLSSLTGRQDLPPFWSLGYITSKYGYRTQDETVGVVDTLKRAGYPVDGIVLDLYWYGKEQDMGRLAWDPVQWPDHKKMLADLKKEGVNTVIISQPYILRNSNGLANYNELAAKGLLLKDSTGNPQEVTIWVGEGGMFDMANPETRRWLSDRYRQLTLEGVGGWWGDLGEPEVHPETGIHANGLSTREYHNLYGNDWSQVIYDMFKKDFPDTRLMTMMRGGTTGLQRYSVFPWSTDVSRSWGGLQPQVTIMLNSGLSGLGYMSHDVGGFAIDENNPYDPELYVRWLQLGLFSPVLRTHAQSTAEPYKYPAQQDIILPLIRERYRWLPYNYTLAYENASQGQPLVRPLNFYSAGSGKYDDVTDEYLWGRDILVAPVMKQGATERQVIFPDGLWVDYSKPSKFYNGGDTITYPAPLDVLPLFVRAGAFIPQADYKMESTGDYRTDTYTVTYYPYLGESEYQMFEDDRTSTASLADNTYSIITFRGDASVEGINIDVTAKGTYHGAPDMKKLTFKIHLIDVKPSEITIDGKTLSKKAWKYDPSTSTVSIPVKWTVAAPLHIEIH, from the coding sequence ATGAAATTTATATGGTCTGCAAGGGTCATGGGCGCATTGGCGTTCATGGTTTCCGCGCATTTCGCTGTCACGGAGGCATCAGCCGGAAACACACGTGGCAGCATCGACATCACCACTCCGTCGGGGCGCTCGGTAGTTGTTGATGCCGTAAGCGATAACATCATCAAAGTGACAAACCTCGCTCCCGGCGAGACCATCCCGGCCTCGACAGCATCTCTCATCACCGGCAGAGCCGAAGGCACTGACATAACCACTGCCCCCGGCATAGCCCTGCTCACGACACGTGGCGGCATCGTGGTGCGCGTCGACAGCATTAGCGGAGCAGTCGACATCAGCGCCGGCAGGAACAAGGCCGTCAGCGATAACGGTCTGCGCACATCGGCAGGGGGCCGCCAGAGCCTTTCGCTCTCAACAATGGGCGGAGGCTCATTCTACGGTGCCGGCGAGCGCGGCCACAGTTTCAATCTCGCAGGCGACACACTCGTGATGTACAACCGCCAGAACTACGGCTACACAGCAGGCGATCCGCGCATCCGACAGATGAACATCACAATGCCCCTTTTCATCTCGTCAAACGGATATTCGGTCGTGTTCGACGATTTTGCGGCAGCTGAGATGGTGATGTCAAACCCGATTGTCTACACATCTGAATCACGCTCGCCGATTTCCTACTACTTCATCAACGGCGCGGGGACACTTGCCGATGCCACCCGCCAGCTCTCATCGCTGACAGGCCGTCAGGATCTCCCGCCATTCTGGTCACTCGGCTACATCACATCCAAATACGGCTACCGCACACAGGATGAAACCGTCGGGGTGGTCGACACACTCAAACGCGCCGGCTATCCGGTCGACGGTATAGTCCTCGACCTTTACTGGTATGGTAAGGAGCAGGACATGGGTCGTCTCGCATGGGATCCCGTCCAGTGGCCTGACCACAAAAAGATGCTTGCCGACCTGAAAAAAGAAGGCGTCAACACCGTCATTATCTCGCAGCCCTACATACTCCGCAACTCCAACGGACTCGCCAACTACAACGAGCTTGCAGCTAAAGGGCTTCTGCTAAAAGACTCCACCGGCAATCCGCAGGAAGTGACCATCTGGGTAGGCGAAGGAGGCATGTTCGACATGGCCAATCCCGAGACTCGCCGCTGGCTCTCCGACCGCTACAGGCAGCTGACACTTGAAGGCGTAGGCGGATGGTGGGGCGACCTCGGCGAACCCGAAGTGCATCCCGAGACCGGCATACACGCTAATGGGCTCTCCACACGTGAATATCACAACCTCTACGGCAATGACTGGAGTCAGGTTATCTACGATATGTTCAAAAAAGACTTCCCCGACACACGCCTCATGACCATGATGCGCGGCGGGACAACCGGCCTCCAGCGCTACAGCGTCTTCCCGTGGTCGACCGACGTGTCCCGTTCATGGGGCGGCCTGCAGCCACAGGTCACGATCATGCTCAATTCAGGTCTTAGCGGTCTTGGCTACATGAGCCACGATGTCGGCGGATTTGCCATCGACGAAAACAATCCTTACGACCCTGAACTCTACGTGCGCTGGCTACAGCTCGGTCTTTTCTCACCCGTGCTCCGCACCCATGCCCAGTCGACAGCCGAACCCTACAAATATCCCGCGCAGCAAGACATCATCCTCCCTCTCATACGTGAGCGTTACCGCTGGCTTCCATACAACTATACACTCGCCTATGAAAACGCCTCGCAGGGTCAGCCGCTCGTGCGTCCGCTCAACTTTTACTCTGCCGGAAGCGGGAAATATGACGACGTGACCGACGAATACCTCTGGGGACGCGACATCCTTGTAGCTCCCGTCATGAAACAGGGCGCAACAGAGCGTCAGGTGATTTTCCCCGACGGCCTCTGGGTCGACTACAGTAAGCCGTCGAAATTCTACAACGGAGGTGACACCATCACCTACCCTGCCCCGCTCGACGTGCTTCCCCTATTCGTCCGCGCCGGAGCGTTCATTCCTCAGGCCGACTACAAAATGGAATCGACCGGCGACTACCGCACGGATACCTATACCGTCACCTACTACCCCTATCTCGGAGAATCGGAATACCAGATGTTTGAGGACGACCGCACATCGACCGCCTCGCTTGCCGACAACACTTACTCGATCATCACCTTCCGAGGCGACGCATCAGTCGAAGGCATAAACATTGATGTCACCGCCAAGGGTACATATCACGGCGCACCCGACATGAAGAAACTGACTTTCAAGATTCACCTTATAGATGTAAAGCCATCCGAAATAACCATCGACGGCAAAACCCTTTCCAAGAAAGCGTGGAAATATGATCCGTCCACATCCACAGTATCGATTCCTGTGAAATGGACCGTGGCCGCACCTCTCCACATCGAAATCCATTAA
- a CDS encoding cation diffusion facilitator family transporter produces the protein MAPELTTDKTKAYLHTIRRVTLVGFWVNAVLMVLKIIFGIIGHSDALVADGVHSLSDFATDAIVLVFVGIAYKSADSSHPYGHGKFETFASLLIAVVLLGVAAGIGIAGAGSIMSSMRGATLPRPDIFTIIVALASIGSKEYLYRYTIHAGKRINSSSLIANAWHHRSDAISSIATLIGVSAAYFLGSQWRILDPVASIIIAVFIAVSAIQIALPSVNELLERSLPPDQVRKAAETIASVPGVMTYHRLRTRRNGHSVIIDSHIKVAPDINVAEGHRIATEVEKSLRNVFGTDIITNIHVEPFFPSSSTRRQSNATGTER, from the coding sequence ATGGCCCCGGAGCTTACTACGGACAAAACTAAAGCATATCTCCACACGATCCGCCGCGTCACTCTCGTCGGATTCTGGGTAAACGCTGTGCTGATGGTGCTGAAAATCATTTTCGGCATCATCGGCCACAGTGATGCCCTCGTCGCCGACGGAGTACACTCACTCAGTGACTTCGCCACCGACGCAATTGTGCTCGTCTTCGTCGGAATAGCCTACAAAAGCGCCGACAGCAGCCATCCCTACGGCCACGGCAAGTTCGAGACATTTGCATCGCTCCTAATCGCGGTCGTGCTCCTCGGAGTCGCAGCCGGCATAGGAATAGCCGGAGCCGGCAGCATCATGTCGTCGATGCGAGGCGCGACGCTCCCGCGGCCCGACATATTCACCATCATAGTGGCCTTGGCCTCCATCGGCTCGAAAGAATACCTCTACCGCTACACCATCCATGCCGGAAAACGCATCAATTCAAGCTCTCTCATAGCCAACGCATGGCACCACCGCAGCGATGCCATCTCATCCATAGCCACGCTCATCGGCGTTTCCGCAGCCTATTTTCTCGGCTCACAGTGGCGAATCCTCGACCCCGTGGCCTCAATCATAATCGCGGTCTTCATAGCCGTGTCGGCAATACAGATCGCACTCCCTTCAGTCAACGAACTTCTCGAACGCTCTCTCCCGCCCGATCAGGTCAGGAAGGCAGCCGAGACCATCGCCTCAGTCCCCGGGGTCATGACCTACCACCGTCTGCGCACCCGCCGAAACGGTCACTCCGTCATCATCGACTCACATATCAAAGTCGCCCCTGACATCAATGTAGCCGAAGGCCACCGCATAGCCACCGAGGTCGAAAAATCGCTCCGCAACGTATTCGGAACTGACATCATCACAAATATCCATGTCGAACCGTTCTTCCCGTCCTCATCGACCCGCCGGCAGTCTAACGCGACAGGGACAGAACGATAA
- a CDS encoding L-ribulose-5-phosphate 4-epimerase, with amino-acid sequence MLEELKEKVFRANLDLVKHGLVIYTWGNVSGIDPETKLVVIKPSGVDYDEMKAEDMVVVDLDGNVVEGRLRPSSDTPTHLALYRAFPEIGGIVHTHSTYATAWSQAGIDLPNIGTTHADYFHHAIPCTADMTMEEVMGDYELETGNVIIKRFEGLNPMDTPAVLVKNHGPFAWGKTPAEAVHNAVVLEQVAKMAYIAYGVNPGLTMNPLLIEKHYSRKHGPGAYYGQN; translated from the coding sequence ATGCTTGAAGAATTAAAAGAAAAAGTATTCCGGGCCAATCTTGACCTCGTGAAACACGGTCTTGTCATCTACACATGGGGCAATGTCTCCGGCATAGATCCGGAGACAAAACTCGTTGTAATCAAACCCAGCGGTGTTGACTACGATGAAATGAAGGCCGAAGACATGGTGGTGGTCGACCTCGACGGCAACGTGGTCGAAGGCAGACTCCGCCCCTCGTCCGACACCCCGACCCATCTTGCGCTCTATCGCGCCTTCCCTGAAATCGGCGGAATCGTCCACACACATTCCACCTATGCGACCGCATGGTCACAGGCAGGCATCGACCTCCCCAACATCGGCACTACCCACGCCGACTATTTCCATCACGCCATCCCCTGCACCGCCGACATGACTATGGAAGAAGTCATGGGCGACTACGAGCTTGAGACCGGCAACGTGATCATCAAGCGCTTCGAAGGCTTGAACCCGATGGACACACCCGCCGTCCTCGTCAAAAACCACGGACCGTTTGCTTGGGGCAAGACTCCGGCCGAAGCCGTCCACAATGCCGTCGTGCTCGAACAGGTGGCCAAAATGGCCTATATCGCCTATGGTGTCAACCCCGGACTCACCATGAACCCGCTCCTCATCGAAAAGCATTACAGCCGCAAACATGGCCCCGGAGCTTACTACGGACAAAACTAA
- a CDS encoding peptidase domain-containing ABC transporter has protein sequence MSVSFPFIKQHDAMQCGIASIAMISEYYGNRLSIAVLNDYCITNAHGVSLLAIYNIVEKLGFKARCVRAEIEDLKHLTLPAIIHWNQNHFVVLHKCDGKKFHVADPAKGLLVYSTEEFKKGWTGPTDDHSDPKGIIMLLEPNDHFGKINPDSDGERRSFRFLSGYLRQYSRHFGLIIFGLLLGCVMQLILPFLTQAIVDRGIRDSNINLIWLILLGELMIVIGRTATDFIRRWLLLHISMRINISLLSDFFIKLLKLPMSFFDTKLIGDLMQRMSDHSRVQSFLTGQVLSVVFTFLSFAVFGIVLFIYDKLIFIIFSIGSIIYGIWISTFLKRRKIIDYELFEQQAINQNKTYQFITSMQEIKLQDCERRRRWEWEDTQADLFTVQMKSLKLQQTQEAGSIFINEIKNILITVFAATAVINGQMTLGAMLAVQYIIGQLNSPVQQLMNFIYSLQDVKISLERINEIHEGHNEENATESAKSFPTDSLLSISLRNVSFKYDPHALNNVLNDISFDIPAGKVTAIVGASGSGKTTLIKLMLGYYPVSAGKISIAGFDIADYNLKWWRRQCGVVMQDGVIFSESIARNIAVDDNEIDTDRMHHAARIACIDDYIMSLPLRYDTRIGRDGVGLSKGQTQRILIARAVYRDPKFIFLDEATNSLDAKNERETVSNLDDFYRGRTVVVVAHRLSTVRNADHIIVVDSGRIVETGTHESLIALGGTYYNLVKNQLELGN, from the coding sequence ATGTCCGTCAGTTTCCCGTTCATAAAACAACACGACGCAATGCAATGCGGCATAGCATCTATTGCCATGATATCAGAGTATTATGGCAATAGACTGTCTATTGCTGTCCTTAACGATTATTGTATCACAAACGCTCATGGAGTCTCTTTATTAGCAATATATAATATTGTAGAAAAATTAGGGTTCAAGGCTCGTTGTGTTCGAGCTGAAATCGAAGACCTTAAACATTTAACTTTACCCGCCATAATCCATTGGAATCAGAACCATTTCGTAGTGTTACACAAATGCGACGGTAAGAAATTTCATGTTGCCGACCCTGCAAAGGGACTTCTTGTGTATTCTACGGAAGAATTCAAAAAAGGATGGACAGGGCCGACAGATGACCATAGTGACCCAAAGGGTATAATCATGCTGCTCGAACCAAACGACCACTTCGGCAAAATCAATCCCGACAGCGACGGAGAGCGCCGATCATTCCGATTTTTATCCGGCTATCTGAGACAATACAGCCGACATTTCGGACTCATTATATTCGGGCTTCTGCTCGGATGCGTCATGCAGCTAATATTGCCGTTTCTCACACAGGCAATAGTTGACCGTGGCATCCGTGACAGCAACATAAATCTCATATGGCTCATCCTGCTCGGTGAGCTTATGATTGTCATCGGGCGGACGGCCACCGACTTCATACGCCGATGGCTGCTGCTCCACATATCCATGCGCATCAACATCTCGCTCCTAAGCGACTTCTTCATAAAACTTTTGAAACTCCCGATGTCGTTTTTCGACACAAAACTGATTGGCGACCTGATGCAACGGATGTCTGACCATTCACGTGTCCAGTCCTTCCTCACAGGACAGGTTCTGAGTGTCGTGTTCACGTTTCTGAGTTTCGCGGTGTTCGGAATAGTTCTATTCATCTACGACAAGCTGATTTTCATTATATTCTCCATCGGAAGCATAATCTATGGAATCTGGATATCGACTTTCCTGAAAAGACGGAAAATCATCGACTATGAACTGTTTGAGCAACAGGCAATCAACCAGAACAAGACATACCAGTTCATCACTTCGATGCAGGAAATAAAACTTCAGGACTGTGAACGCCGTCGCCGATGGGAGTGGGAAGACACGCAAGCCGACCTGTTTACGGTGCAGATGAAATCACTCAAACTACAGCAGACACAGGAAGCTGGTAGTATTTTCATTAATGAAATCAAAAACATACTCATAACCGTATTTGCTGCAACGGCAGTAATCAACGGACAGATGACACTCGGCGCAATGCTTGCCGTGCAATATATCATCGGACAGCTCAACTCACCGGTGCAACAGCTTATGAATTTCATCTATTCACTACAGGATGTCAAAATATCCCTCGAACGAATCAATGAAATTCACGAGGGGCACAACGAGGAGAACGCCACAGAGAGTGCAAAATCTTTTCCAACAGACAGCCTATTGTCCATCAGTCTTCGAAACGTATCATTCAAATATGACCCTCACGCACTCAACAATGTCCTGAATGATATATCCTTTGACATCCCTGCCGGGAAGGTCACAGCAATTGTCGGTGCATCCGGAAGCGGAAAAACAACCCTGATAAAACTCATGCTTGGCTACTATCCGGTGTCGGCAGGGAAAATATCAATAGCAGGATTTGATATAGCAGACTACAATCTAAAATGGTGGCGACGGCAATGCGGAGTGGTCATGCAGGACGGTGTGATTTTTTCCGAGTCAATCGCCAGAAACATAGCCGTCGATGACAACGAAATCGATACTGACCGTATGCACCACGCCGCCCGCATAGCCTGCATTGACGACTATATAATGAGTCTGCCTCTTCGCTACGACACCCGTATCGGACGCGACGGCGTAGGACTCAGCAAAGGACAGACACAGAGAATACTTATAGCCCGCGCCGTCTACCGCGACCCGAAATTCATATTCCTTGACGAAGCCACCAATTCTCTTGACGCGAAAAACGAGCGTGAAACCGTCAGCAATCTTGACGATTTTTATCGCGGACGCACTGTGGTGGTCGTGGCACATCGACTTTCGACTGTCCGCAATGCCGACCATATAATCGTAGTTGACTCCGGTCGAATTGTCGAAACAGGCACTCACGAATCCCTCATAGCTTTAGGAGGGACTTATTACAATCTCGTTAAAAATCAGCTCGAACTCGGAAACTGA